Within Lolium rigidum isolate FL_2022 chromosome 5, APGP_CSIRO_Lrig_0.1, whole genome shotgun sequence, the genomic segment ACGAACCCATCACACCACAAGGTTTAAGAACTCCAAGATGGCACCCCCGAGAAGGTAACCACGTATGTGTCCCCGCCGCTCACTGCAAAGTAAATTATTAGGTTTTCACCTAGGGAAACTTAATCCACTCGAGTTGGTAGAGGATGAGAGCTCCCAAACGAcacatctataatatctataaaattCATCCCCACTAagatgcatttaatgtttgcaagctgaaacCTCATGCAGCCACATCACCCCAATTATTTCCATCCGTCCGATTTCAGATTGATGGTCTTTGTTATTTGTCCGTAGCACTAGCCAAGCTTAGAGAGGCCGGCAGGCGAGCGGTGCCATTCATCGCCACAGTTCCACGCAAAAGAAATGACCTTGCATAATTAGCGAGGGAGGCATGCGGCCGTCGCCGCCTCTTAATTATTCTCCTACATGCTCACGATGGCTCTAGGCATCCACGACCCTATATCTTCTCTGCTATTCTGGCCTCCTCCGTCCACTACAGTATTCTTATGGATAGGCAGTACTCACAGAAGTTGAGGAGCATTCCTGGCCAGAGACAGTGTCTCGATCCAAGTTCATAAGCAGTAACGTGAAGTTCGTGCTTCAGTACGATGAAGGCGCATGCGGGCATGTTTTGTTAATTCGTGGTTCtgtggatttttttttcttggtATCAGTTTGCTAAGTGACATTGATTAAATCATCAATCATCAGTGTATTATAGTTGTTCGATGCAATGCCTGATTGAGAAAAATATTATATGATTTTGTATGTTGTTACAGGATGAGAGAACAAATAGGATGCATTGTGCAAGCATTTTCTGTATCATTTATGCCTTCTTTCTGAAAAAAAAGGTGAATCCATTGAGAACTTCTCTTTAATTTTTTCAGTTGATTATGTAACTAAGAATGTGTCGATTTCCCTTCCATTTACACGAATATTTCTAACTTCTTTCGCAGTGCTGTTTTACCCCCTTAATTATGTGTGCATAAACTTTTAGGTGattactttgcaaaataaaatccATAGTTGACAAGTGTGCATGAGCTACGATGTGCATTCAACCCAACACAACCGGATGATATATTGATTGATTTCGTTGGCTACATTATAGAAAACAATGGCATTGCCTTGGTTTATCTGGATATTTTACTGCATCTATCAGATTACATGTGTTTAACAAAGTTCAGAACTTTTCAGCTCCTTTTTTTTCTCAAttaaatagttttttttttcaaattgccGGTATGTTGTGATCACACCTTTAACCTAGAAGCTACGGAGTATATCCTGCCATAAGCAGCGTAATAGTACGTATTATCAAAGGATTTAAATTGATAAAGGTTTGATTACTTACCTCATTTAATCGTGATGGATTATCAATTATCAAACCATTTGAGTAGTTAATCTTGAACAAGCGGGACACTCCAATCACTTTCTGGTATGTCACTTCTCAAGCCTTAttttcacctattttatttttattacatCAGTTCGTTAAACATTTTAAGATGTTTGCTTCCCTTGATTGAATTGATCGGTGATAGAACTGAACATCAATGTATCTTTTTATGGTTTATGTTTCTAAAATTTTGTGATGACACTTTACATGGATATATATGTAGATTTTATTGTAATATTACTAATAATCATCGTCAGCTATACTCTTTGGTACATCAATTTATTTATTGTGTGTGTAGGAAAATTATCTTTTGTTCCCGCCGCACCGCGCGGGGTATCAACTAGTTCAAGACTGATAACAACACCCAAGGGCATAATTGTTGTCCGCACCAAAATGCAAGGCTTTCACCTGGAGACGATCTCGATCGCAATTCTAGCCAGGATCCTGGGATAAATGGGTGGCAAGCTAAGCGGTGTCGCTCTGCCGCCGACTACCGAGCCCATCACATGTCGTACGGGCCGCGTCACCTCACGCCGCGACAACCACGCCATGTCGACGGGAGGCCAAATAGACCCAACCGCACCACAACCGCATGTGAGGGACCACCGACCCGGCTTCCTTTTCGTTGGGAGGACGGGCAGAGGGGGAGATGGAGTAGCCTCCCTGCTCCACCACGCCCAGACGACCCAAACCAAAAAAAGAAGATCTAGAGACCTCCATGCCTGACGGGCCGCCCCTAACCACCGCTCAAAAAAGAAGCCGCGACCCCATGCACGagatccgccgccgagccggatcTACCGCCACCCACGCAAGTCAGCAATCCCCTTTCGTCAACCGCCATCGTCCCAACCCAGAGCTGCCGCCCTCAGTGTGGCTTGTGGTTCGCTGCGCGAAGCAGTGGTCCATGCCCCCTCACGCCAAACCCGTCTTCATGCCAAATCATCCACCGCCTACGCGGTGCATCTACCACACATAGCTGACCGCCAATGCCTCATCCCCGAGCCACCACTCCGACGCACATCTACCTCGGTGCCCATGCGAGACCGACCGCAACGCCGGCGGAGACCGACACTGGCCACCGCAGGGCTTTACTGGGACTCACCATGGTGGCGAGGGAGGGGTTATAggaggggctagggtttggtcgcTTCGGTCGACGCCCATAGGGGTGAAGCTCCGCTTAGGGCAAGGCAGGGCagccgccctaccttgatttttggtgaatacatttagatgcacttgttttttctgaatattttgagtgGTCGTGCATCGAAAACAAACTTATTGTGAGAAAGTTATGCTCGTTTTAGTGAACATTGTGAAAAATCGACTTCGAACTGGAAACATAGACTCATATTCTAGGTTTAATGTGAATAACAATGATTCTATATTTATATTATAAAGATTAATCATGAATCTTAGTATATTTCTATTATAGAGATTTATTAGGAATCTTAGTATATGCAGGATAACTTTGTGATATTCATTATTCAAATGTGTAGAATTGAAAATTTAGAGATTTTCTTGATATTTGAAAGACACATCATGATTTCATCAAAGAAATTATCACCTCATTGAGATGGTGATCTGGAAGGATTTCTTGGCGACAAAGATCATTAAAACCTAGTTGCTCACGATGGATATTTAAAAATCTTAATCGATAAAATTAATTTCTTTACAAAAAAAGTAAAGCTTTGGCATTGAGGTGGTATTAGTGTTATGTTTTTGGGTTTTAGTATATTAAATATGTCTTTGTTTTTATCGTACTAAGTTATTTCGCTAGAATCGTATACGTCGTTCATGTCTTACGACTATTTTAGTATTTACATCATTTTCTTAGTTTATTCTACCTCAATTTTTTTTTCCTTCCTTCACCACTGAGCGCCCATGTTGCCTAAGCGGATAGGTTGGACGTGGGTGCCTTTCATTTTTTTCTCCCGTCAAATGCCCTTTGACATGGCGTGGAGTCATGTATCCTCTGAAACTTCTTCTTCTTGCGTGCCTAATTGGTCAAAGTCAAAATAGCCAAGTACTAGTATTTGAAACGGAGTACCGTATACTAGTATATACTGTATGTTTCAGTATGATACTCAATTTTGACATCGCATGCTGTAGGCTGGTTTCATCACGAGAGGGCGTTTTTTCTCTGTGGACTACGATAGGCGTTGGCACGATCGAAGGGACACAATACGAGTATATTGAACGAAGAAACCCAATAAGAATCCTTTTTTTTTTAGATGCCCAACAAGAATCCTGAATCCCTATCATCGCAACCGAGCGGGCCCCACCTCCCGTAACGACCACGCGACCCTCGATCCGTCCGGAACTCCGCTCGGTCTCACCACGATCCCCGTCCAAACCAGATCCGACGGCTCACGGCGCGCCTGACTCTGACTCCGAGTCGAACTCCCGCACGGCCGCCGCGTCGCCCGCCTCCTCCCATAAATTCTCAACTCCAAGGCCAGATTCCAGTGGGAAAGCAGTTGAAAGCACCGGAAATCTAGGGCGTCGGCTCGGGCGAGGAGATCGGGAGCGATGGATCCCGTGGAGGCGGAGGAGCAGCAGACGGAGCcgcccgacgaggaggaggaggcctacgCCGAGGCCGATCCCACCGGCCGCTTCATCCGGGTACGCTCTGCTCTAGCCTTGCCCTCTTTCGAATTCCAGGGCGAGTTCCTCTTGCCcttctcgccggcggcggcggcggcggcggcgctgctgcgtTACCTTGTACTAATTTTGTTCGTTATAGCTATCTAATTCGTGTTTTTGTTTATCTGATCGCTGCTTCTGCAGTATGATGAGATCGTGGGATCGGGATCCGTCAAAACAGTGTATCCTTCGATCGATTCGAACTCATCTACTGTTTTTCCCCTATCGATCTGTGTGCTTGTCTAGATCGCGATTTCACGTTTGGCTAGGTCTACTGGTCGAATTCGATATTCTGTGAAGCGCGACGGCCGTAATGTTGATCCAATTCAAGTTTTCTTGAGTAACCTCAGCAAATTCATAGCAATCATAGTACGGGATTTGGTGCGTTACTACTTAGCATGCCTACCATACTCCATATTTCGAGCTAATAATATTGATCTAATTCAGGTTTTCGTAAGTAAACCTCAGCAATTTCATAGCAAACATTGTACGGGACGAAATTTATTTTTGACCAATCTGTTGCTATTTACTGCATTACTAGTATGTCTACTGTGCTCCCTATTTTGAGGACACTAAGGCACTAAGAAATTCCAGTTTTGTGGTATACTTCGGTTTGGTAACACTGATAATTGTCCACCGTGTGTTCCTTAATTGTGATTCTGCCAATAGCTACAAAGCCTTCGATAAGCTGGAGGGTGATGAGGTGGCATGGAGCCAAACGCGGATCGACGACTCTGTCATGGGGTCCTCTAGGAAGATGGCTCTGCTGAATACAGAGATCCAGCTACTGAAGAAGCTGAGGCACAAGAACATCCAGAAGCTGTTTGCCTCCTGGATTGATGAGGACAAGAAGACAGTTAACATCATCACAGAGTTCTGCATATCCGGCAGTTTGAGGCAGTATGTCCCTTCTCTCTAGCGCAATTCTTCTGTCAATTATGCTGTTTGCTCTTCCGGCTGGGGGAGCATTTATAATACTTTGCCTAATGTTGTTATGGATGATTGCCCTATCTGTTTACAAATTAAGATATTTTTAGTAAATTAACTAGTGTGAAGAAAGTATGAATGGATTAGTCTCAACACTTAAGTATCTAGAATTCTTTTATTAGTGTTCGCTCTTTTCCCCCTTCCATTCAATACATTACGGTCATTCTAACTTGGGACTTTAACCAGGTACCGCAAAAAGCACAAGAAAGTGGGTATTAACGCTATGAAACGCTGGGCGATACAGATACTGACAGGGCTGGAACATCTTCACAGTCAGGAGCCAGCTGTTATACACAGGGACTTAAAGTGTGACAACATATTCATAAACGGCAATGATGGAACAGTGAAGATTGGAGACTTTGGTTTGGCCACAATTTTGCAGCAACAGAAAACGAAAAGTGTCAAAGGTAGCAGTTTCCTCTTTATCCATTGGCCTCACTGTGAAATTGTGCTTTTCTAACAGCTAGTGATCTTTGGCAATATAGCTATTTCTGTTTACCATTGACTTCCACTCTGGATAAAAGTTCCTTTGTTTCAGGAAGGCATGTATACTAACAATAATATTTCTATCGTAAAAATGCAGGCACATTAGAGTTTATGGCACCAGAACTCTTCACTGGGGACTACAATGAGTTGGCGGATATATATTCATTTGGGATGTGCATGCTCGAAATGATGACATGTGAATATCCGTACAGTGAATGTCAAGGCCAGGCCCACATATATAGGAAAATTTCTCAAGTAAGTGCTTCGTGATCCACAGCACCCAGCTCCTCCCAAGATTATCTACCAAACAGTAACTGATTCTCATTCATTGGTCCTTTCTGTAGGGTATAAAACCAGCTGTTCTCTCCAAGGTTGAAGACGCAGGACTAAGATCTTTTATAGACGTCTGTCTAGCTCCAGTAGCTGAAAGACCCACTGCAAGTGACCTCTTGAAGCACTCTTTCCTCCAGAAGGATGGGCCTATCCCAGTGCCTCCAATTTCAGTCTCGCTGGTCTCGAGCGTGACCAAAGATGGGCGACAGTCTGCCAGTTTCGTGCTATTGAAGGGTGATTTCCGGCTGAAAGGAGATATGCATGTCACTGACCATATCGTATTAGCGCTAAGATTTCCTG encodes:
- the LOC124653003 gene encoding probable serine/threonine-protein kinase WNK9 isoform X1, which produces MDPVEAEEQQTEPPDEEEEAYAEADPTGRFIRYDEIVGSGSVKTVYKAFDKLEGDEVAWSQTRIDDSVMGSSRKMALLNTEIQLLKKLRHKNIQKLFASWIDEDKKTVNIITEFCISGSLRQYRKKHKKVGINAMKRWAIQILTGLEHLHSQEPAVIHRDLKCDNIFINGNDGTVKIGDFGLATILQQQKTKSVKGTLEFMAPELFTGDYNELADIYSFGMCMLEMMTCEYPYSECQGQAHIYRKISQGIKPAVLSKVEDAGLRSFIDVCLAPVAERPTASDLLKHSFLQKDGPIPVPPISVSLVSSVTKDGRQSASFVLLKGDFRLKGDMHVTDHIVLALRFPDPSGCFKTAEFPFDLHQDTSLSVAQEMVEDFELPQGNILIIAQLIEAFLLILVPEWVPCVAVGQVVSESAHNYIAKRIKNCRQLRTAIPDSSASPKLSVI
- the LOC124653003 gene encoding probable serine/threonine-protein kinase WNK9 isoform X2, whose translation is MGSSRKMALLNTEIQLLKKLRHKNIQKLFASWIDEDKKTVNIITEFCISGSLRQYRKKHKKVGINAMKRWAIQILTGLEHLHSQEPAVIHRDLKCDNIFINGNDGTVKIGDFGLATILQQQKTKSVKGTLEFMAPELFTGDYNELADIYSFGMCMLEMMTCEYPYSECQGQAHIYRKISQGIKPAVLSKVEDAGLRSFIDVCLAPVAERPTASDLLKHSFLQKDGPIPVPPISVSLVSSVTKDGRQSASFVLLKGDFRLKGDMHVTDHIVLALRFPDPSGCFKTAEFPFDLHQDTSLSVAQEMVEDFELPQGNILIIAQLIEAFLLILVPEWVPCVAVGQVVSESAHNYIAKRIKNCRQLRTAIPDSSASPKLSVI